CAACCCCCAGGACCCCCAAGTGCAGGACTTCCTCGACCCCCAGGACCCCCAGGGCCAGGACTTCCTCAACCCCCATGACCAGGACTTCTTCAACCCCCAGGACCCCCAAGTGCAGGACTTCCTGGACCCCCAAGTGCAGGACTTCCTCGACCCCCAGGGCCAGGACTTCCTCAACCCCCAGGACCAGGACTTCCTCAACCCCCAGGACCCCCAAGTGCAGGACTTCCTCGACCCCCAGGACCCCCAAGTGCAGGACTTCCTCGACCGACAGGACCAGGACTTACTCGACGCCCAGGACCATGACTTCTTCGACCCCGAGGATACCCAGGACCCTCCGGTGCAGTACTTTGACGACTCACCGGTCCAGAACTCAACGGTCCAGGACATACTCGACTTCCCGGACAATCAATTACTCGCCTCCCCAGATAGGGACTTGCTTCCAGACCCCCACGACATGCTGGAACCGGATGACCCCGAACACGACGACAAACCCAGGAAAATCCTGTGCGCCATACCACCTATGGCGTCACTAGGATTCTTAAAACTGTGTGTAGCCTTCGCCTCGTTGATATGGATCTACATGCTTCTCGTCACTATTAGCCGTATTTGCCGCCGGAAACAGCGAGCCAAGAAGGCACGTGCGCGCACCAAAACGACCACACCAACCGTGACGCAGGGCGAACAACGGGGGATTAAGGATGTACCCTATGACAAACAAATGGTGGATCAGAACGGCACACAGCAGGTGGATCAGTACGGAACACAGCCGGTGGATCAGAACGGCACACAGCCGATGAATCAGAGCTTCCCACTGCTGGACAATCAGACCTGTCCGCCTGACTTTCAACGAGGGGATCAGACCTTGGCATATAACATACAATCAGTGGCTCAGTCCATGCCAGTTGGCCTAACCATGACTCAAACCGAACTATATGATGTAGCAGGAGGGAGTCAGTCCAGGTCAAGCGACGTACCAGGGTTGGCTCAGCCCAGATCGAGCGACGTATCAAGTGACGTACCAGGGTTGGCTCAGCCCAGATCGAGCGACGTATCAAGTGACGTACCAGGATTGGCTCAGCCCAGATCGAGCGACGTATCAAGTGACGTACCAGGGTTGGCTCAGCCTAGATCAAGCAACGTACCAAGGGCGAGTCCGCCCAGATCAAGCGACGTACCAGGAGTGAGTCAGCCCAGATCGATCGACGTATCAGGGGCAAGTCAGCCTAGATCAAGTGACGTACCATATGTGTCCATTTCAAGTGAAGTACCATATGTACCTGTGCCCCACTACGTAACGTACACGAGTCGTTCGAGGACAGATGACGTACCGTTCGCGAGTCAGTCCCAAATTATCAGCATCAGCCGTAGCACAACGTCGACGCGAGACGCCAAAACCGCCCCTCAGACGGACTGGGTCACCTCATACTTCACAGATGAGGTCACGTCTGCCAGCACCCTCCGTGGGACATCCCGGGGACAGTCCCTGGGACTTTATGACCTCTCTGGGAGCGTCGATATTTCCGGGTCACCACAAGAGGTTTCGTTGAATTCTCCAAGCCTCTCCTCCCCAAGAATCGTTCCTGACACTACCCAGTCCCTGGACATCCACAGTCAACCCTCATGGTACAAAGACCTTCCCACAGGTCCCCTACCGATAGATCCTCTAGCCAAAGGTCACCTGGATCAGGGCAGCTTGATTCATCAGCGATTAAGAGAGCAGTTGATCAATGCCTTCAACAACATCCAAAGAGATGAAAACATTCAATCAATCGAGATTAAAATCAGTTATCTTCTCAGAGTGACCAAGCCTTGAGTCTTCATGAATTGATtacctgttatttttttttatttagtaaATTGTGTGAAGAAATTGTCTATCTTACTGTAAAGTTGTTGTTATCTACCTGATTACCTCATTACAAAGATCTGTAACGGATTATATGGATTTGTAACGGGTTAGATGGGGCTATAACAGATCAAGCCCAGTTAGGGCTTGGGCTTCATGCTCTTCGGACCACGGCAGTCTCcgtgtttggagtccctgtgtcgtcttttaccaacttcgaggtaaCTTTCGGAGCTGGAGCCCCCTAGGACTGTTTGAtgtcaacctcgttctgacagttcctacgACGGCGCTGGAACGAATCGTATTGACGTTTGCCTTTCCAAtgaagactttcggcgccgtggagagtgggggacctgctgcatggttaacagcttctcctcctcaTTAACCTACCCTAGCTTTGCTCCCTGGAGAGGCTACTCcaaaccgacaaccagagcgaaaCACCCTCTCCACCGGCCATACACAtcacacccccccctccaccgtccatacacatcacacacaccccccccccaccgtccatacacatcacacacacacaccctccccaccggCCATACacatcacacccccccccccaccgtccatacacatcacaccccccccccccccaccggccaTACAcatcacacaccctcccacatgtCATCAAGAGGGGGAGAAAGTGAGCCTCGCGGCGCTGACATAAAAGTTGCGCCAAGATTTACAAGGTGGATGGCTGGGAATTGCGAACCCTTGTCACGGAAGTTAAGATGAAAGCATTTGAATGGGAAAAACCGGAGCTGGGTacaaggagggtgagggagaggattTAAGACCATATCCTAAGGTTGAGGGAatggtgagagaaagagagagaaggagggaagaagggagagaagagggaggtAAAGAGGCAAGAAGGAAGAGGGTAGAACTGAGAGAAAGTGTGTTCTGGGTACAGAGTTGAGCAATAGCTCAAGGGCCAACATTAACCATATACATCTCACTAAATTTAGATTCGTACAATTGTCGGTAGATTTTCTTTGAAGTTAAacgtgaaaaattattttataaatATGTTTATAATAAGGATTTTCAGCGTAATTTGTGTGATGGCGGCGGCGGGAGATGAAAGTCCTAGTGGGCCCCTCACGCCCTCACAGACAGGGGACTCCCGGGACCCCCAGGTCCAGGTCTTCCAAGACCCCCAGGACACCCAGGTCCAGGACTTTCTCGACCCCCAGGGCCAGGACTTCCTCGACCCCCAGGACCAGGACTTCTTCGGCCCCCAGGTCCTGGAATTCCTCGACCCCCAGGATACCCAGGACCCCCCGGTCCGGTACTTCGACTACTCCCCAGTCCAGAACTCCACGATCCAGGACTTTCTCGACTTCCCGGACAATCAATTACTCGCCTCCCCAGATAGGGACTTGATTCCGGACCCTCACGACATGCTGGAACCGGATGACCCCGAACACGACGACAAACCCAGGAAAATCCTGTGCGCCATACCACCTCGGGCGTCAATAGACTTCGTGAAGCTGTGTGTGGCCTTTGCAGCCTTAATATGGATTTACTTGATTCTCGTCACTATCCGCCGTATTTGCCACCGGAAAAATCGCGAAAAGAAGAAACGTGAGCTATTGCGCACCAAAACGACCACACCAACCGTGACGCAGGGCGAACAGCGGGGGATTAAGGATGTACCCTATGACAAACAAATGGTGGATCAGAACGGCACACAGCCGGTGGATCAGTACGGAACACAGCCGATGAATCAGAGCTTCCCACTGCTGGACAATCAGACCTGTCCGCCTGACTTTCAACGAGGGGATCAGACCTTGGCATATGACATACAATCCGTGGCTCAGTCCATGCCAGTTGGCCTAACCATGTCTCAAACCGAACTATATGATGAAGCAGAAGGGAGTCAGTCCAGGTCAAGCGACGTACCAGGGTTGGCTCAGCCCAGATCAAGCGACGTATCAGGGGTAAGTCAGCCCAGATCAAGCGACGTACCAGGAGTGAGTCAGCCTAGATCAAGCGACGTACCATACGTGTCCATTTCAAGTGGCGTACCATATGTACCTGTGCCCCACTACGTACCGTACACGAGTCGTTCGAGGACAGATGACGTACCGTTCGCGAGTCAGTCCCAAATTATCAGCATCAGCCGTAGCACAACGTCGACGCGAGACGCCAAAACCGCCCCTCAGACGGACTGGGTCACCTCATACTTCACAGATGAGGTCACGTCTGCCAGCACCCTCCGTGGGACATCCCAGGGACAGTCCCTGGGACTTTATGACCTCTCTGGGAGCGTCGATATTTCCGGATCACCTCAAGAGGTTTCGTTGAGGTCTCCAAGCCTCTCCTCCCCAAAAATCGTTCGTGACACTACCCAGTCCCTGGACATCCACAGTCAACCATCATGGTACAAGGACCTTCCCATAGGTCCCCTAGCGATAGGTCCCCTAGCGATAGGTCACCTGGATCAGGGCAGCTTGATTCATCAGCGATTAAGAGAGCAGTTGATCAATGCCTTCAACAACATCCAAAGAGATGAGAATATTCAATCAATCGAGATTAAAATCAGTTATCTTCTCAGAGTGACCAAGCCTTGAGGCTTCATGAATTGATTActtgttatttatttttttgtgtgtgtgtgtgtgagtaaattAAGTTCAGTcttactgaacaaatccacaagggccgtgatgagggttcgaacctacgtccgacaggatcccagacgctgccttaatcgactgagctacgacatagttAAAACAATTGCAACCGGAGGTTCTACTGACTTTATTCggttcctgcagcctctccgagacacaaaccaggattgtaCACAAtatccccatgcacccgagctctatcAATAAACTGTTCTACCTCTTccccccttacttcattacacacagaaatcacagatcCGAGTAAGGTAAGTAGAACTTCCGGTTGCATCTCTATTAAgcatgtcgtagctcaatcgattaaggcagcgtctgggatcctctcggacgtaggttcgaaccctcgttatggcccttgtagatttgttaatttgatgcgtcacgctattgtgatttctgtgtgtaaaatcAGTCTTACTGTAAAGTTCTTGTCATCTTCCTGATTACCTCATAACAAAGAGCTGTAACGGGTTATATGGGGGACCCCAAGATCCAAGACTGGGAactggggagagagggggaacctgctgcatgggtgacagcttctcccccatatcaacctacccaggctttgcgccctgcagAGGCCActacagaccgacaaccagagcgcaactcaatagtctcatgagactgacggatgcctactactactactactactactactacatggAGCTGTAATGGGTTATATGGATTTGTATTGGGTTACAGGGTTCTGTGCCTGGCTGTGGGGTACCGGCAGGGAAGTGCACGACAACCAAGGAAAGTCACTCGGGTTGAACAAATTttggtttgtaaaaaaaaaaatgtgtccaGTCAAATACCACGAAAAcaacgctccccccccccccagcctctttACGTGTTTCCGTCCCCCTTCTACCACATTTACCTTCCCTTTCACCCTCCTACTCCCCTCCCACAAGCCACAGGCCCTGGGAGAGGTGACGGTCTCTTGGCGTTCAGTCAAGGAGACAAATCTACGATGCGGGAATAACCAGACGATTTACGGATTCCTGTAAATGCCTCCTTCTTTGTCGGCAGGGACGGGAGCCTCAGGtctccccctcccttccacccTTCCCCTGTCCCTCCCTTCCACCCTTCCCCTGTCCCTCCCTTCCACCCTTCCCCTGTCCCTCCCTTCCACCCTTCCCCTGTCTCTCCCTTCCACCCTTCCCCTGTACCTCCCTTCCTCTGTCCCTCCCTTCCACCCTTCCCCTGTCTCTCCCTTCCACCCTTCCCCTGTACCTCCCTTCCACCCTTCCTCTGTACCTCCCTTCCACCCTTCCCCTGTCCCTCCCTTCCACCCTTCCCCTGTCCCTCCCTCCATTCCACACACCCGATGATGATGAATCAAATTTCGTCAGCATCGAAATGGTCAAGGTCAGCTTCCATACCCTGGAAGCTGACCTCGAGGAGTCTTCACTGCTCTACCATGCTGACAAAACTCTAAACTAATCCCATATGTTTAACATCAAAATAAAGAGTATTTAGAGGATGAGTTTTAATGATCATTTTCCGGCTTGGGTGAACCACATGACGCTTGGTGGAATATTTgatatcattacacacagaaatcacaatagcgtgatatatcaaatgaacaaatatacAAAgatcgtgatgagggttcgaacttacgtccagagTGAtcacagacgcgccttagtcgattgtaccacgacatggtaaaagaattgcaaccgggagtgctactgctCTCACATGGAGAGTCTGCGAGAACCACAGCTTCTctgcactttctcttttcttcttttttcatttaaccagactaagcCACAacaatgtgcatatatatatatatatatatatatatatatatatatatatatatatatatatatatatatatatatatatatatatatatatatatatatatatatatatatatatatatatatatatatatatatatatatatatatatatatatatatatatatatatatatatatatatatatatattggtagcagtctttcctgtagacatatattattaaatatgaccgaaaaagtaagattaataattctaacacgaattttctcgatctttcttatgtttcttttcactgtagatggtaattgaaaaatcaattctccaaaattcatttttatttctagtctgacgcgacacttgagcgcgtttcgtaaaacttattacattttcaaagacttcagtttacacacacacaactggactataactgaatagagcttaaacagcttcgattttttatacctgcatttgggtgaggtgatatgttacaacagttttggatgaggtgaaaacaaactttcaacacaagacagaacacgaaataatgggtattgaaggtaagaatggaagtaattgcagatggcctattggcccatatttcttgatgcttctatattggagcggagtcttgaagtgcgtagaatatagttgtgcattaattggctgttgattgctggtgttgacttcttgatgtgtagtgcctcgcagatgtcaagccgcctgctatcgctgtatctatcgatgatttctgtgttgtttgctaagatttctctggtgatggtttggttgtgggaagagattatatgttccttaatggagccctgttgcttatgcatcgttaaacgcctggaaagagatgtcgttgtcttgcctatatactgagattttttaggcttacagtccccaagagagcatttgaaggcatagacgacgttggtctcttttaagcgttctgctttgtgtctggagagtttctcatgagtaggctggccgttttctttggttttatagtaaatcgtcagttgtatcttctgatttttgtctgtagggataacgtttctattaacaatatctttcaggaccctttcctccgttttatgagctgtggaaaagaagttcctgtaaaatagtctaatagagggtataggtgttgtgttagttgtctcttcagaggttgcatggcgtttcactttccttcttatgatgtcttcaacgaaaacattggagaagccgttattgactaggacctgccttaccctacagagttcttcgtcgacttgcttccatcctgagctgtggctgagagcacggtcgacataagcgttaacaacactcctcttgtacctgtctgggcagtcactgttggcatttaggcacattcctatgtttgttcccttagtgtagactgcagtgtggaaacctccgcccctttccatgactgttacatctagaaagggtagcttcccatccttctccatctcgtaagtgaaacgcaacacagaattctgctcaaatgcctccttcagctcctgcagatgtctgacatcaggtacctgtgtaaaaatgtcgtcaacatacctgcagtatatggccggtttcaacaccaccaccatatacaccaccacaccaccacactaccacacaacaccaccacactaccacacaacaccaccacactaccacacaacaccaccacactaccacataacaccaccacactaccacaccacaccaccacagaacaccaccacactaccacacaacaccaccacactaccacataacactaccacactaccacacaacaccaccacaccaccacactaccacacaccaccacaccaccacagaacaccaccacactaccacacaacaccaccacactaccacacaacaccaccacaccacaccaccacactaccacacagcaccaccacactaccacacaacaccaccacactaccacacaacaccaccacactaccacaccacactaccacacaacaccaccacaccacaacactaccacacaacaccaccacactaccacaccacactaccacaccacaccaccacacgacaccaccacactaccacaccacaccaccacactaccacaccacactaccacaccaccacactaccacataacaccaccacactaccacacaacaccaccacaccaccacactaccacacaacaccaccacaccaccacaccacaccaccacaccaccacactaccacactaccacacaacaccaccacactaccacacaacaccacaccaccacactacaccaccacactaccacactaccacaccacaccaccacactaccacaccacaccaccatactaccacaccaccacactaccacaccacaccaccacactaccacaccaccacactaccacaccaccacaccacaccacaataccacactaccacactaccacacaccaccacaccacaccaccacactaccacaccacaacactaccacaccacaacactaccacactaccacacaacacaacaccaccacactaccacataacactaccacactaccacacaacaccaccacaccaccacactaccacacaacaccaccacaccaccacagaacaccaccacactaccacacaacaccaccacactaccacacaacaccaccacaccacaccaccacactaccacacagcaccaccacactaccacacaacaccaccacactaccacacaacaccaccacactaccacaccacactaccacacaacaccaccacaccacaacactaccacacaacaccaccacactaccacacagcaccaccacactaccacacaacaccaccacactaccacacaacaccaccacactaccacaccacactaccacacaacaccaccacaccacaccacaccaccacactaccacacagcaccaccacactaccacacaacaccaccacactaccacacaacaccaccacaccacaacactaccacacaacaccaccacactaccacacagcaccaccacactaccacacaaccacacaacaccaccacaccaccacaccacaccaccacaccaccacactaccacactaccacacaacaccaccacactaccacacaacaccacaccaccacactacaccaccacactaccacactaccacaccacaccaccacactaccacaccacaccaccatactaccacaccaccacactaccacaccacaccaccacactaccacaccaccacactaccacaccaccacaccacaccacaataccacactaccacactaccacacaccaccacaccacaccaccacactaccacaccacaacactaccacaccacaacactaccacactaccacacaacacaacaccaccacactaccacataacactaccacactaccacacaacaccaccacaccaccacactaccacacaacaccaccacaccaccacagaacaccaccacactaccacacaacaccaccacactaccacacaacaccaccacaccacaccaccacactaccacacagcaccaccacactaccacacaacaccaccacactaccacacaacaccaccacactaccacaccacactaccacacaacaccaccacaccacaacactaccacacaacaccaccacactaccacacagcaccaccacactaccacacaacaccaccacactaccacacaacaccaccacactaccacaccacactaccacacaacaccaccacaccacaccacaccaccacactaccacacagcaccaccacactaccacacaacaccaccacactaccacacaacaccaccacactaccacacaacaccaccacactaccacacaacaccaccacactaccacacaacaccaccacaccaccacactaccacacaacaccaccacactaccacacaacaccaccacaccaccacactaccacacaacaccaccacactaccacacagcaccaccacactaccacacaacaccaccacactaccacacaacaccaccacactaccaccacaccaccacactaccacacaacaccaccacactaccacacagcaccaccacactaccacacaacaccaccacaccaccacactaccacacaacaccaccacactaccacacagcaccaccacaccaccacactaccacacaacaccaccacactaccacacaacaccaccacactaccacacaacaccaccacaccaccacactaccacacaacaccaccacactaccacacaacaccaccacaccaccacactaccacacaacaccaccacactaccacacagcaccaccacactaccacacaacaccaccacaccaccacactaccacacaacaccaccacactaccacacagcaccaccacactaccacacaacaccaccacactaccacacaacaccaccacactaccacacaacaccaccacaccaccacactaccacacaacaccaccacactaccacacagcaccaccacactaccacacaacaccaccacactaccacacaacaccaccacaccaccacactaccacacaacaccaccacactaccacacaacaccaccacactaccacacaacaccaccacactaccacacaacaccaccacactaccacacaacaccaccacactaccacacaacaccaccacaccaccacactaccacacaacaccaccacactaccacacaacaccaccacaccaccacactaccacacaacaccaccacactaccacacaacaccaccacaccaccacactaccacacaacaccaccacactaccacacaacaccaccacactaccacacaacaccaccacactaccacacaacaccaccacactaccacacaacaccaccacaccaccacactaccacacaacaccaccacactaccacacaacaccaccacactaccacacaacaccaccacactaccacacaacaccaccacaccacaacactaccacacagcaccaccacactaccacacaacaccaccacactaccacacaacaccaccacactaccacactaccacacagcaccaccacactaccacacagcaccaccacactaccacacaacaccaccacactaccacacaacaccaccacaccacaacactaccacacaacaccaccacactaccacacagcaccaccacactaccacacagcaccaccacaccaccacactaccacacagcaccaccacactaccacacaacaccaccacactaccacacagcaccaccacaccaccacactaccacacaacaccaccacactaccacacaacaccaccacactaccacactaccacacagcaccaccacactaccacacaacaccaccacactaccacacagcaccaccacactaccacacagcaccaccacaccaccacactaccacacagcaccaccacactaccacacagcaccaccacaccaccacactaccacacagcaccaccacactaccacacaacaccaccacaccacaacactaccacacaacaccaccacactaccacacaacaccaccacactaccacacagcaccaccacaccaccacactaccacacagcaccaccacactaccacacaacaccaccacactaccacacaacaccaccacactaccacactaccac
The sequence above is drawn from the Procambarus clarkii isolate CNS0578487 chromosome 49, FALCON_Pclarkii_2.0, whole genome shotgun sequence genome and encodes:
- the LOC138351357 gene encoding uncharacterized protein isoform X1, encoding MFIIGIFSVICVMAAAGDESPSGSLTPSQTGDPKVQDFLNPQDPQVQDFLDPQDPQGQDFLNPHDQDFFNPQDPQVQDFLDPQDPQVQDFLDPQDPQVQDFLDRQDQDLLDAQDHDFFDPEDTQDPPVQYFDDSPVQNSTVQDILDFPDNQLLASPDRDLLPDPHDMLEPDDPEHDDKPRKILCAIPPMASLGFLKLCVAFASLIWIYMLLVTISRICRRKQRAKKARARTKTTTPTVTQGEQRGIKDVPYDKQMVDQNGTQQVDQYGTQPVDQNGTQPMNQSFPLLDNQTCPPDFQRGDQTLAYNIQSVAQSMPVGLTMTQTELYDVAGGSQSRSSDVPGLAQPRSSDVSSDVPGLAQPRSSDVSSDVPGLAQPRSSDVSSDVPGLAQPRSSNVPRASPPRSSDVPGVSQPRSIDVSGASQPRSSDVPYVSISSEVPYVPVPHYVTYTSRSRTDDVPFASQSQIISISRSTTSTRDAKTAPQTDWVTSYFTDEVTSASTLRGTSRGQSLGLYDLSGSVDISGSPQEVSLNSPSLSSPRIVPDTTQSLDIHSQPSWYKDLPTGPLPIDPLAKGHLDQGSLIHQRLREQLINAFNNIQRDENIQSIEIKISYLLRVTKP
- the LOC138351357 gene encoding uncharacterized protein isoform X2, which codes for MFIIGIFSVICVMAAAGDESPSGSLTPSQTGDPKVQDFLNPQDPQGQDFLNPHDQDFFNPQDPQVQDFLDPQDPQVQDFLDPQDPQVQDFLDRQDQDLLDAQDHDFFDPEDTQDPPVQYFDDSPVQNSTVQDILDFPDNQLLASPDRDLLPDPHDMLEPDDPEHDDKPRKILCAIPPMASLGFLKLCVAFASLIWIYMLLVTISRICRRKQRAKKARARTKTTTPTVTQGEQRGIKDVPYDKQMVDQNGTQQVDQYGTQPVDQNGTQPMNQSFPLLDNQTCPPDFQRGDQTLAYNIQSVAQSMPVGLTMTQTELYDVAGGSQSRSSDVPGLAQPRSSDVSSDVPGLAQPRSSDVSSDVPGLAQPRSSDVSSDVPGLAQPRSSNVPRASPPRSSDVPGVSQPRSIDVSGASQPRSSDVPYVSISSEVPYVPVPHYVTYTSRSRTDDVPFASQSQIISISRSTTSTRDAKTAPQTDWVTSYFTDEVTSASTLRGTSRGQSLGLYDLSGSVDISGSPQEVSLNSPSLSSPRIVPDTTQSLDIHSQPSWYKDLPTGPLPIDPLAKGHLDQGSLIHQRLREQLINAFNNIQRDENIQSIEIKISYLLRVTKP
- the LOC138351233 gene encoding uncharacterized protein, whose protein sequence is MFIIRIFSVICVMAAAGDESPSGPLTPSQTGDSRDPQVQVFQDPQDTQDQDFFGPQVLEFLDPQDTQDPPVRYFDYSPVQNSTIQDFLDFPDNQLLASPDRDLIPDPHDMLEPDDPEHDDKPRKILCAIPPRASIDFVKLCVAFAALIWIYLILVTIRRICHRKNREKKKRELLRTKTTTPTVTQGEQRGIKDVPYDKQMVDQNGTQPVDQYGTQPMNQSFPLLDNQTCPPDFQRGDQTLAYDIQSVAQSMPVGLTMSQTELYDEAEGSQSRSSDVPGLAQPRSSDVSGVSQPRSSDVPGVSQPRSSDVPYVSISSGVPYVPVPHYVPYTSRSRTDDVPFASQSQIISISRSTTSTRDAKTAPQTDWVTSYFTDEVTSASTLRGTSQGQSLGLYDLSGSVDISGSPQEVSLRSPSLSSPKIVRDTTQSLDIHSQPSWYKDLPIGPLAIGPLAIGHLDQGSLIHQRLREQLINAFNNIQRDENIQSIEIKISYLLRVTKP
- the LOC138351357 gene encoding uncharacterized protein isoform X3, translating into MFIIGIFSVICVMAAAGDESPSGSLTPSQTGDPKVQDFLNPQDPQGQDFLNPQDQDFLNPQDPQVQDFLDPQDPQVQDFLDRQDQDLLDAQDHDFFDPEDTQDPPVQYFDDSPVQNSTVQDILDFPDNQLLASPDRDLLPDPHDMLEPDDPEHDDKPRKILCAIPPMASLGFLKLCVAFASLIWIYMLLVTISRICRRKQRAKKARARTKTTTPTVTQGEQRGIKDVPYDKQMVDQNGTQQVDQYGTQPVDQNGTQPMNQSFPLLDNQTCPPDFQRGDQTLAYNIQSVAQSMPVGLTMTQTELYDVAGGSQSRSSDVPGLAQPRSSDVSSDVPGLAQPRSSDVSSDVPGLAQPRSSDVSSDVPGLAQPRSSNVPRASPPRSSDVPGVSQPRSIDVSGASQPRSSDVPYVSISSEVPYVPVPHYVTYTSRSRTDDVPFASQSQIISISRSTTSTRDAKTAPQTDWVTSYFTDEVTSASTLRGTSRGQSLGLYDLSGSVDISGSPQEVSLNSPSLSSPRIVPDTTQSLDIHSQPSWYKDLPTGPLPIDPLAKGHLDQGSLIHQRLREQLINAFNNIQRDENIQSIEIKISYLLRVTKP